TCAGCTGTGGCCGTTCCGATATCTCGGTGTCTATGCCAAAATTGAGGACGTTCTCGATGTTGATGATCGAATCTATCCTCGAGCCGTGTCTCGTCTCGGTCCCAAGCATCAGGCTGTAGTCGATAACTGGCCTGGCCAGCCAGTGGAGTACGTTGGTCCATTCCGAGATGCTCCTGTCAAGAAGCGTGGTAAGAAAAAGAATGATGATGGCTTCAACTTTGACCCTGAGAAGCCCTGGATTCAAGATCGGCCAATCGGATACATTGACCGAGGAGGGGACGATACCGTCAAACTCATGTGGGACTGTGAGGCCGGTGCTCGggctgaagagaagaaTCCAATGCTCATTGAGAACTTCCTTGAGTCGTGTGCCCCTCACGCGAAGAAGCTGGGTGTTCGACATGACACACCAAACTACTTTGACTTGTGTCTCAAGGCCCTGATGGATGCTGACTTTGACCCTGCTGTTGCTCTTAAGGCAGTCAACAAGCTTACTGTCAAGAGCATTGATGAGCCCGTGTTCAGCGCTGAAGACAAGCGTCGGTTTGAAGAGGGAGTGTCAAAGTACGGAAGTGAGTTACATCCTGTCACGCTGGAGATTGGTACACAGACCCCTGGCCACGTTGTTCGGTACTACTACAACTGGAAGAAGTCTCCCAGTGGTCGTAAGATCTGGGGCAATTATCCGGGCCGAAAGCACAAGAAGGGAGGGGCtgcagaggaggagaaaaagaagaagcccaaggTTGATATCGGCGACGACAGTGATGGAAGTGCATATGATGTCAACAAGGCTGTTCGTCAGAAGAAGTCATTTGAGTGCAAGCATTGTCTCACCACCAattctccttgttggaaACGTGCCcctggaggtggagatgacgaAGGCAATCAGGTTCAGGCTTTGTGTCAGCGATGTGCCAGACTGTGGAGACGTTATGCTGTTATCTGGGAGGATTCTGATGATATCAACCGCAAGCTCATTGCTCGAGGAGGCAAGTTGTGGGCAAAGAAGGTTGAGGCTGAGCTTCTGGACGACACACGAGGCATTTTCGAGGAGCGTGCACGAAGCTGCTCCAAGAAGGGTGGCCGCAAGAAGTCCACTGGAACTGCAGCTACGTCTGCTACTCCTGTGCCTATTCCTCACATTCCCACTGCCCGTGaggccgctgctgctgctgcacgAGAAGAGAAGCAGCGCATGGAAGAGGAGCGCAAGGCCGAAGAGGAGCGAGAACGCAAGGCACGAGCCGAGGCCCGGGAACGAGAAAAGGATCGtaaagagaaggaggatcGCGAGCGACGAGACAAAGAACGtaaggaaaaggaaaagcgagacaaggagcgaaaggaACGGGAAAAGAAAGCCAAAGATGAaaagatcaagaaggaggatcGAGAGTCGAAGAAGCGATCTTGGGAGaccgaggagcaggccaGAAAGAAGGTCAAGCCTGCCTCTGCCTCCACGACTCTGAGTGCAAACCTGCCCACCGAGTCTTACAGACAGAGGGAACGCCCTGGCCATGTGTTTAAGGGTGACAAGacccctcctcctccccgAAAGTTTCCTTTTCGAAAAGTTCTGAAGGATGCATGCAACGTCTGTGGTGTTTCCAATGAGCGTATGATTCTCAGTTGCTCGGGGTGTCAGATGTGTGTTCATCGAGAGTGTTATGGTGTTACTGCCGAGGAGCCCCAGTTGATGTCTGGAGGATGGTACTGCGATCTATGTACCAATGATGCTAAGCCTAATGTCAACACGCACTACCAGTGTGTTCTGTGTCCTATCAGGGACAATGACAACGAGCCCAATGGTAAGCAGTACCCTCCCGACCCTCTCAAGCGAACTGAGCACAACCACTGGGCTCATATCCGATGCAGTGTTTGGAACAACAAACTCATTTTTGGTACCCCCAACCTGGAGCctgttcttggtcttgctCAAGATGTGCGACACAGTGGAACTGGCATCTGTTTCATCTGTAAGACGGGGGTGGGTGTCTGCATCAACTGCCGATGTTGCGGTATGGAGTACCATGCAGGATGTGCTCACAGACACAACTATGTGTTTGGATTCGAGCTGCTTCCTGAGAGTGAGGTTCGACCCGGTTACCCCCTGGTGGAGTTCAATGGTAAAAGAGGTGGTATGTGTGCTACTACCTATTGTTATTGGCATGCTCCTCAGTCGGTGATTCTGCCTGCTGAAACGGATCAGAAGCTTGGGAAGACAGCATTGCAACTCTTCATCGAGAAGTACAAGATTGACCCTCAGTGGAAAAAGTGTGCCAGCGATGCCTCACTTGCAATGCAGCTAATCTACGACGTTAACCACGACCCTCGACCTCCCCCAGACGTACCGGAGCTCAACAAAAAGTGCCACAAGTGCAGCGTTGGGGTTTCGCCTTTCTGGCGAAAGACCGATGAAGGTGACATCTGTCATAGCTGTTTCCATGGCAACAAAATTGAGCATCAGGATCTCAACATTGGTCTGCCTGAGTTTTCCCAGCCCATGCGCAAGTTGATGCATTTAGATATTCTGTATCGAACCGAGCAGTCGTACAGGAATGCCCGAGATACTCAACATCTCAATCATGCAACTGCCCCACTCCCCCTTCCCCAGATTCATCCAGCTCTTGAGTCCTACGGCGGCGATCCCATGAGCATCAGAGCGCGAGCTGAAACCTCCTCTATTTAGGAGATTTACATAGAACATAAATTATTACTGACTTAATCTTCCCTTGGTTGTAGCGGGTTTTGTGCAAGTGCATAATTGTACAAATGTGAATATATTACAATGCTAATAGTAGTGGTGTTAAATATGATGCAGTGGCTGGATCTTGTCTAGACCTTCAGCATGGCCTCGATCTCCTCGATCTCTTGGATGGTGGTAGCGTTCTTGAGTCGCTCTCTCAACTCAGCCTTGTCCACAGCGCTGAGGTTGTCGGTTTCCGTCACAGGCACCACGTCGAACTCCATGGCTTCAGCCTCGTCACGTTCCTTTTGTGTTACTCGCTGGAAATCGAGCATGCGAAGAGAAGGCAGAATAGAAATCATGTAGCTTCTGTAGCGGGGTACGTGCTGCACGGGATTGCCATCAAGAGTGATAGCTGTGAGGTTGACGAGGCTCTTCAGGCTTTCTAATGCACCCAGAGTCGCGATTCCATTCTGTGTCAGAACCAAAGTCTCCAGCTTGGCGATGTTTTTGACATCGTTGATCTGTGTGATGCGATTTTtgctcagcagcagtgtcCGAAGGGTTTCGAGTCGAGGAAAGCCTCCCATGACACGGATCTCGTTGTCACTGAGGTCCAAGGACGTGTAATGATCTTCGGTGACTCCGAGGTTCTCTATAACCGGAATCTGCAGCCCACGCAGATTCAACTCTCGGTCACCAATGGGGTTGATGTATGACTGCGCGTTGAGAATGGTGTCTGCGTTGAGTCTCATGTTTTTCGTAATGCTGTTGTTTGTGAAGATGTTGTTTCGAAGACTTTCAGTGCTTGCATCGTCGAACTTTAACCACCAAAAGTTCATGAAGTGCAGAAGCCAAATTGTATacagatacttgtactgtagcgaGCGTGATGTTTATTTGTAATAATGGATGAGAAGATACCAGTATACTTAAGTACAAGTTcatggtacttgtacttgtacttgtacttgcaaAATTCTTGCATACACCTCTACATTGTACACTCTCCTTGTATAGTAGCTCAAAACATGACGTCATTAATATCGTTATCTGTACAATCACTCCTTACGCTTAAGGAGTCCTCTCATCATATCGAAAGAGTTTCCATCGGGCTGAAGCTCAATGACACGGCCAGATCCCTCCTCCTGAACCAGAAGCATTCCCTGGTCCATACTGATTCCTTTCACAGTGGCCTTGACATTGCCATAATGCTCCAATCTGACCTGGGCATCCTGGTGAAGCCAGCTGGAATAGTAGAGAGGCTcgaagatggagaagccATGGTTCTTGAATGCGTCCATCATGGCCTCGAAGGTCTCGAGGAACTTGGCAAGTAGCACCTCGGTTCGGTAGTGCTCCAGAGTAGTGCCATTCTTTTCGTTCATGGAGTTGATTAGCATGTTAAGAGATGTGGTAGGAGCACTGTTAGTAACGTTGACTCCACAGCCCACAACAAGCATGTACTGACCGTCGAATAcgttggagttgacaaTCACACCTCCAATCTTTAGATAGGCATCAGTGGACCCAACCATCTCACTTCCAGGGTTTGCGGCATAGATATCGTTTGGCCACTTGAGCTTGACGGGGACTTCAGAATAGCCGGGGCCATAGTTCTTGATAGCCTGAACCATAGCAAGAGAGGCGAGGTACTGAACAAAGATGATGCTAGTGTTCTGGCCAAAGGGGTTGAAGTTGATTCTTAGAACAGTAGAAACAGCAAGCACGCCGATGGGGTTCACCCATACGTTATTTCCACGGCCTCGACCGGAGAGCTGAACAGTACCTACAGCAGTAAAACCGTTAGGAAGATGTCGCAGCAGATTGTAGTTCTTGTCCAACAGAGTAGAAGTTGAGGTGAGGACTTCTCCATAGAGCAGGGTGGAGCCAAGCTCAGGAGCCCGCAGGCTCTGGTAGTAAAGCTTGTGGTCGAAATGGGGTGTCAGTTCAGATGCAGgaacatcaccaaccatAGGGATGACATGGGTGTGGTTAGAGTCGCCAGAAGGCTTCTCgccaaagaagaaggtaTCATTGGGTGCGGAGAATACTCGGTTCTCTTCTGAGACATCAAGATCCTTCAGAAGCTTCGCGACTCCGTTTCCGGTGACATACAGACTGGTCAGGGTCATGTCTGTAGTGTCAGGGTTCGTCTTGAGACCCAGAAGAGTCATCAGGTGTCTCAGAAAGGCCAATCGTTCTTTCTCAAAgttctccagctcttcaaTAACAGCATCAATATGCTGATCTcccttcttcatcatgCTGGGATTAAACTCGGGGTGGATTCCACTGAGCACAGCTCTTCCTTCGCCAACGTTCATCTTGACCACGGCGCTGCGTCCAGAGTTCGGCACCTCCGTGTCCTGAGAGTACTCTGCCACCACCTCAGTGTTTTCAGTATCCATGTCCTTACCAGGAACGAATACTCCTCCCCCATTGAAGTAGCACTTGAAGGGGCTACCCTTCCAGTTCACCCCCACAGCTCGAGCACCAGCATGAGAATCGTAGACAAAGCCCTTGTATGCAGATCCGACACACTTTCCTCCGTAGAGTGACAGTTCTCTGTCTCCTATGACCTCAAGATCAGTTCCCTCTTCAAACTCAACCCTTTGGGCTCCATAGTATCCTCCAGCACAGAAACCAAGGTACTTGCCTCCAGCTCGAATCCAATTTCGAATCAACTTGTTTCCTGGTCCACCTAGGTCCGAACAGTAGGGCAGATCGGCTCCTCCGGGCATCACCAGCAGTGCGGTGCTCTCAGTCCAGGGTTCGTTCTTGATCACCTCGGCGTCGACATTGTGAACAGAGTAGTAAGGAGACAGCAACTTTCGCAGAGACTCGGTGGCATGCTTGACTGACTCGGGGGTAGATCCTGGACCGTTATACACCAGCACGTTCATTGCTCTTTGATGGAATCGACTGAGTGTTCGGAGAATTTTCGGTAGATGTATCCGGTTATGAGCGGTATGTGGGGGACTACGGGCTGCATGGCCATGCAcctccagatcaaccaGTAAagttacagtatgtacttgaaACTCTACttacaaatactgtacatacgaaAAGTCAGATAGGGAGGTTCGAGTTGTTAGTAAGCTTGAAGACTCGGTATAGTGACAGATACTAGGGCGTTTTTGCTTGGTATAGTAAGAatacagtatcgtactggtatttaatttaatgctacttgtagtcttacaagtaccagtacgacTACCCACAATGGACCAACATTATTCCCTATTGTAACCCACCAAGATGACCTCAGTGATATAGTCCCACACGACGCTTCGGAAAACTTTTACACACGACAGAAATTGATGAGAGGCATCTTGCAACCCATATTCAGATCAGTTCCTTAACAAATTGCGATCTACGACTCCACAGTAAAAATCAAACATTTTTGGGTGTATTTCCATACTTTTAATACATATGCTAGCTAATTTAGGCGTGTCGAGAAGCGGTGATGACGTTGTTCATGTCCTCAACCTTAGCCTTAGCACGGCCGAAAGTACCGAGCTTCTTCTTAGCGAGCTTTCGAGCTCGCTTATCACTGGAGTTTCGCAGCAACTCAATGATTCGTCGCTCGTAAGGAGCCTGGCCGGTAACCTCCTTTACGAGGTCTCGGACAAAAGCGGATCGCTTAGAGAGGGCACCCTTTCGTCGAGAAACTCGAGTGGCGGGGGTTCGGGCAGTGACCTTGTGGCCCTTGTTGGGTCCAATAGCGATTCCTTATGTTAGTTTTGATTTTGTGGTTGTCTCGTCAACAATGTGCTCGTAGACACTGACCTGGATGAATTACTGAGTGACTAACCAGTGTGGACGAACAGAGTGGGCAACGAACCAACAACAAATGCCAATCCATCATCCAGAAAGCCGCGACATATCTTCCTTCAAACATCTTGGTGGTACTGACAGTTGTTGTGTCGCCACTCTGAGTGAGTGGTCCTCACATGACCTTTGCAATCACCAAATATGTTCTCTCGTCGACATCCTGTTCGTCAAATCACGTTCTCGTCCATCCGTCAATGCTGCTCGCTCCGTCTCCCATCGTCGTCTGTCATAACTTACCGGACTTGGTAGCCATTTTTGTATGTGTCGTGAAGTTGTacaagaaaagaagacgAGAATATCAGGATGAGAAGTTTGCATGGTCCCAATCGGGGTGCGTGTAGAATTGAGAACGTAAGAGCTTATTTCCTGGTCTGAGTGGGTTTCCAAAAAGGAAGGCCGGGTAAAACTtaaaagtcacgtgactgctGTCGAGATGATTTAATGTCAGTAAAATGTAAAAATTCATCATGTCATTAAGATGGTAAGATCACTGGTGTAATTTTCTGTTGCAAGACCATTTAGGGGCCTCGTTTTTCTATTCATTGGTGTTGTCATGTGGGTCTGTACTGGAAGCTTTCGGGCATGCATAATCGGACACTGACTTGACTTAGGTTCAGTATGGCTCGATAACTGCTCGATCCTACAGACTTCATACCACTTACACACAAATGCAGCCTGCTACTAAGAAGGAAGAATttgaggacgacgatgaaCCTGATGCTTGGTGAGTGTTGCTTTGGCTGGGTGAGATTGAATTGGTTGTTTGAGTATGAGAGGGAGCCTCTGATCTTGGCCATCCTGTGATCATCCTGAGTCCAATACGCCAACTAACAGGATCCATGATCATTCAGGTCAACTGTAACTAACACAGGGACGCTCGCATCAATAAGACCGGGTGTGCTGATGAGAATATGGCTCTCACTGATTGCTACCAGGACACCAAGGATTGGCGAAAGTGCACTGACGAGATGAAGGCCTTTAAGGACTGTTGGGCAGCTCACAAGCAAGATGATCGAACCCAGACCAAGCAGATGTAGTGGTTGCAACCATTACTCTCGTCCTAACAATTGTACATAGCTAATAACCATTCTCCTGTATTGATGATTGAATATGGGTTCTTTTAAAATTAGTCTATCTATTGTACTTACTGTGGTGTACATACCATACACTCTGGCACACAGTCTATGCCTAGAAAGCAGCATCCGCATCAATGATTTTTCCCTCGGATAGAGACTCGGGCTCTTCCTGACCCCCAATAGCTTCTGACTTGATCTCGAGCTCGGCCTTGGGCTCAGCTTTTGCCACTCCAGCATCAGTAACTTTCACCTCAGGCTCAGGACCAGGTGTGGAGTCCTCAGGGGACTTTACATCAGTCTTGGGCTCTTCGGACGCCTTTACCGGCTTCTTAGCGTTTGCCTGCTTTCGCTTTTGCCTCCTTGCTCGATTTTTGTTGGTCTTCTCTGCAtccttctgctgctgttcttCCCTTCGTTTCAGAAACTCGTCACGCTCGGTATCCTTCTGAGCAGCTTCATTGATATACTTCAGtcgctcggcctccttgtGTCTAGCGTGTTTATACACATGGAACTCTCCGGatcctgctcctgctgtaGATCCAGTAAAGGTGTAGATGacgtctggaggaggcgcCACTGATGGTGGGGGCGGTTTTGCTGTGGAAATTTCCTGTGTAGGGTTTGCTAGAAGTTTCTTGAGCTCCGATGCGTTTGCGTTGGTCTTTTTCTGTCCAGGCTTAGTGATCCTGGACATGTTagttgttgatgtttaTAATGTTGAGGTTCGATCAAATATTTTGGACAGTTGGTTATCCTGCACCTTTAGCGTTCAGGTTATCTGTCTGTGGTTGAATGAAATGTACCAGAAGATGAGATGGGTGAGCTTAGATCACACTTTTTCAagtaatatatatataatatatatattatcATGAAGTCACGTGCTTTATTGTCAACCATTGGTAAGGCGTCTACCTATACCCCCAATCCATAATCACATTCTCCAGCACCGTTGATGTATCCCTGCCTTGACTATCAAAAACCATGAattacagtagctacagcaGCTGCACCATCTCACTCTCTGAAGTCTAAAAAGAACACGTCCAACTAACTGGGAACTGCAACTACCAGTGGAGGTAGTGGGCTAAATAAGCGCCACTAAACAGCCTTGAGAGGTGCGAATTTACAATTGAGACCGAATAAAAACACTTATAAACAACAATGCCATTGTCATAGCAGCAACCTATCTAGTTCCTTCCCCTAATCACCCTAACCTCGCAATCCCCCTCATCGTTGCTAACCTTCGAAAGCTCACTGTATgtaccctaaccctggGCCACGTCACCTCACCTCCCACCTCGCGGCTTGATCCACGttacaccaccaccaacaatgaAGCTCAAGGAAATTGACAGAACGGCCACCTTTGCGTGGTCGCCCAACAACTTGCGCATTGCTACCGGAACCGTGGCTGGTACCGTGGATGCTGACTTTTCGTCTTCATCTCAGCTGGAGATCTGGGACGTGGATCTCATGGACCGATCCTCCGAGGGATTCCGTCTTACCAAGCCCGCCGTGTCTATCTCTGCCGATACGCGTTTCCACGATCTCGTCTGGCACAACACCGGCAAGCACAGCCTGATCGTCGGAGCCACTGAGAGCGGCTCCCTCGAGGTGTGGGAGGCTGACAACATCAAAGACTCCTCCacgtctgtgtctgtcaaGGAGCACTCGGGCCCTATCAAGACCCTGCAATTCGACCCCCACAACCCCACCAGACTGGTTTCCGGAGGCACCAAGGGTGAGATCTTTGTGTGGGACTTGTCGGACCCCAAAA
This genomic interval from Yarrowia lipolytica chromosome 1E, complete sequence contains the following:
- a CDS encoding uncharacterized protein (Compare to YALI0E30547g, similar to DEHA0D04004g Debaryomyces hansenii IPF 10450.1, similar to Saccharomyces cerevisiae SNT2 (YGL131C); ancestral locus Anc_6.229) — encoded protein: MPKGEGKKTSKQTTPDVATNGVGHDIVPSNWQPRSHPSDALTGVLDLEDAYIKGGKLHLTSGTTYAPGDHCYIVSEPPGEPYYIGRIMDFVINEENPTVTDGNTDKHWSTLNPRQKYPASQFLFQVNWFYRPKDISKHVADSRLLYATMHSDICSLQSMRGKCIVTHRTDIIDIEDYRTKPNHFYFTQFYDRYILRFYEIVPTHTMVNIPKEVSQVLCERFKYAIMEINRKQEFCEPPKECVTCSNWSSPDDSVECAHCRTNFHMMCVTPPLFKKPTRGFGWSCAACNRKVEKRLKEAKGEFFDDVIPEVTEVAAEVMPETSPSMSRSTSPDKHRSRYEELAEAFGKDNSLSDEQKHQLQLWPFRYLGVYAKIEDVLDVDDRIYPRAVSRLGPKHQAVVDNWPGQPVEYVGPFRDAPVKKRGKKKNDDGFNFDPEKPWIQDRPIGYIDRGGDDTVKLMWDCEAGARAEEKNPMLIENFLESCAPHAKKLGVRHDTPNYFDLCLKALMDADFDPAVALKAVNKLTVKSIDEPVFSAEDKRRFEEGVSKYGSELHPVTLEIGTQTPGHVVRYYYNWKKSPSGRKIWGNYPGRKHKKGGAAEEEKKKKPKVDIGDDSDGSAYDVNKAVRQKKSFECKHCLTTNSPCWKRAPGGGDDEGNQVQALCQRCARLWRRYAVIWEDSDDINRKLIARGGKLWAKKVEAELLDDTRGIFEERARSCSKKGGRKKSTGTAATSATPVPIPHIPTAREAAAAAAREEKQRMEEERKAEEERERKARAEAREREKDRKEKEDRERRDKERKEKEKRDKERKEREKKAKDEKIKKEDRESKKRSWETEEQARKKVKPASASTTLSANLPTESYRQRERPGHVFKGDKTPPPPRKFPFRKVLKDACNVCGVSNERMILSCSGCQMCVHRECYGVTAEEPQLMSGGWYCDLCTNDAKPNVNTHYQCVLCPIRDNDNEPNGKQYPPDPLKRTEHNHWAHIRCSVWNNKLIFGTPNLEPVLGLAQDVRHSGTGICFICKTGVGVCINCRCCGMEYHAGCAHRHNYVFGFELLPESEVRPGYPLVEFNGKRGGMCATTYCYWHAPQSVILPAETDQKLGKTALQLFIEKYKIDPQWKKCASDASLAMQLIYDVNHDPRPPPDVPELNKKCHKCSVGVSPFWRKTDEGDICHSCFHGNKIEHQDLNIGLPEFSQPMRKLMHLDILYRTEQSYRNARDTQHLNHATAPLPLPQIHPALESYGGDPMSIRARAETSSI
- a CDS encoding uncharacterized protein (Compare to YALI0E30569g, similar to Saccharomyces cerevisiae LEA1 (YPL213W); ancestral locus Anc_6.230, similar to uniprot|O73931 Salmo salar U2 snRNP- specific A protein); the protein is MNFWWLKFDDASTESLRNNIFTNNSITKNMRLNADTILNAQSYINPIGDRELNLRGLQIPVIENLGVTEDHYTSLDLSDNEIRVMGGFPRLETLRTLLLSKNRITQINDVKNIAKLETLVLTQNGIATLGALESLKSLVNLTAITLDGNPVQHVPRYRSYMISILPSLRMLDFQRVTQKERDEAEAMEFDVVPVTETDNLSAVDKAELRERLKNATTIQEIEEIEAMLKV
- a CDS encoding uncharacterized protein (Compare to YALI0E30591g, similar to Saccharomyces cerevisiae BPL1 (YDL141W); ancestral locus Anc_7.315, similar to uniprot|P48445 Saccharomyces cerevisiae YDL141w BPL1 biotin holocarboxylase synthetase singleton), which encodes MNVLVYNGPGSTPESVKHATESLRKLLSPYYSVHNVDAEVIKNEPWTESTALLVMPGGADLPYCSDLGGPGNKLIRNWIRAGGKYLGFCAGGYYGAQRVEFEEGTDLEVIGDRELSLYGGKCVGSAYKGFVYDSHAGARAVGVNWKGSPFKCYFNGGGVFVPGKDMDTENTEVVAEYSQDTEVPNSGRSAVVKMNVGEGRAVLSGIHPEFNPSMMKKGDQHIDAVIEELENFEKERLAFLRHLMTLLGLKTNPDTTDMTLTSLYVTGNGVAKLLKDLDVSEENRVFSAPNDTFFFGEKPSGDSNHTHVIPMVGDVPASELTPHFDHKLYYQSLRAPELGSTLLYGEVLTSTSTLLDKNYNLLRHLPNGFTAVGTVQLSGRGRGNNVWVNPIGVLAVSTVLRINFNPFGQNTSIIFVQYLASLAMVQAIKNYGPGYSEVPVKLKWPNDIYAANPGSEMVGSTDAYLKIGGVIVNSNVFDGQYMLVVGCGVNVTNSAPTTSLNMLINSMNEKNGTTLEHYRTEVLLAKFLETFEAMMDAFKNHGFSIFEPLYYSSWLHQDAQVRLEHYGNVKATVKGISMDQGMLLVQEEGSGRVIELQPDGNSFDMMRGLLKRKE
- a CDS encoding 60S ribosomal protein eL36 (Compare to YALI0E30602g, similar to Saccharomyces cerevisiae RPL36A (YMR194W) and RPL36B (YPL249C-A); ancestral locus Anc_6.283,gnl|GLV|YALI0E30602g [Yarrowia lipolytica] similar to uniprot|O14455 Saccharomyces cerevisiae YPL249C-A R36B 60S ribosomal protein L36-B (L39B)) — its product is MATKSGIAIGPNKGHKVTARTPATRVSRRKGALSKRSAFVRDLVKEVTGQAPYERRIIELLRNSSDKRARKLAKKKLGTFGRAKAKVEDMNNVITASRHA
- a CDS encoding uncharacterized protein (similar to Saccharomyces cerevisiae YLR218C; ancestral locus Anc_7.311), which gives rise to MQPATKKEEFEDDDEPDAWDARINKTGCADENMALTDCYQDTKDWRKCTDEMKAFKDCWAAHKQDDRTQTKQM
- a CDS encoding uncharacterized protein (Compare to YALI0E30613g, weakly similar to uniprot|Q872V0 Neurospora crassa B23G1.040), which gives rise to MSRITKPGQKKTNANASELKKLLANPTQEISTAKPPPPSVAPPPDVIYTFTGSTAGAGSGEFHVYKHARHKEAERLKYINEAAQKDTERDEFLKRREEQQQKDAEKTNKNRARRQKRKQANAKKPVKASEEPKTDVKSPEDSTPGPEPEVKVTDAGVAKAEPKAELEIKSEAIGGQEEPESLSEGKIIDADAAF